From Plasmodium brasilianum strain Bolivian I chromosome 7, whole genome shotgun sequence, the proteins below share one genomic window:
- a CDS encoding hypothetical protein (conserved Plasmodium protein) has product MTKEILLSLVYNASTQLSNEIAELNDDILFLENELNIRKDKKIYGIGKRRWKGRKKKKYEKLNEFLSKYIMFLLDERKNEFTSSHNEHKLKKDINIKQLIENMNKTSVNYEQGNISMLNTTMLNEMYQKRNTLKDILKLIQMNSIQNLSDEKSQKLFLDLLNKMKDINKSYKIEEDKENKLISSNRINKSKIDMKKSGKDINKVGKQFVDYLNSTNEEIWGGVEGSSTAPSTTSFVDSNSERMSDSERMSISINARKQFFLNGVGDVMTGIGENEEVKKVGRKGKCDKYDSNSTNEHRNGTKIEKENSSIFDSCTHHESLNNFFLNDKLKTTENEHTLSSKDSWIRKSFSNTEKKCPTLLMDNEKFNKQRIFHTLVREKTKLNSNIILKSESDENSNNYLTTFMNTNENRRSVKCKPKVVISPFPPSLNRNNKNVQPERINATNDKEEKRKNRSSSSSSFSSSCSSSDSKGSECASNNPRNHFGKKRYLFRINKNGIGSFLVNKEEGKSRSYVYDFELVYDDSDLGTGTDIRGGKRRTNEETNGEANREANGEANREANGEANREANGEVNKEAVNITSKEMKIFHFSFLKRGKKICGVNNLYMAKDKVVRLLQFLDGINSNNENVNIFKGGKNDDRQIQYNDIDEEEGKKKKINLLEENIKNLREENFRRKYELTRIIDDIRNKKHFSSNEIGSYNMEFIETNRLRGLYIQLLDKQSQLERDKNFYKNELEKLKEDIKNDRAPIADFLKEEKNKYIEREKIFYKKEKRFLKIKNQLKKKVIELENALELTQDQLSLEKGLNENLHVRIEENRIILEKKESETNNTNKMNESKISTLNTEREQLRESIKMEIKEKEKLIEEITMLKKDQTFENFRKVVLHKITKTNGDIKYLAEILELLTKELEQKIIQENKSSKEVEELQESYQKNVELLNITKTQLGEDKKKIKNLNEQISYLSEKNTNLIESIKYLLLQNSEKGKKKETSTEECFLFSDDERKRRKEKLTHDSKYSGQYEDKYEDKYAIPHISNYGKKRCSKNKQSVTVFSDNSSRSSFLYNNSDTKSSNSFEELMNSVNEPFLAYRGLIKHNIV; this is encoded by the coding sequence atgactaAAGAGATATTACTGTCCTTAGTATATAATGCTAGCACTCAGTTAAGTAACGAAATAGCAGAACTGAATGAtgatattctttttttagaaaaCGAATTAAACATaagaaaagataagaaaatTTATGGCATAGGGAAAAGAAGGTGGaaaggaaggaaaaaaaaaaaatatgaaaaattaaatgagtttttatcaaaatatattatgtttttattggACGAAAGGAAGAATGAATTTACCAGTTCTCATAATGAACATAAATTGAAGAAAGatattaacataaaacaattaatagaaaatatgaataaaacgagtgtaaattatgaacaaggaAACATTTCAATGTTAAACACAACAATGTTAAATGAAATGtatcaaaaaagaaatacacTAAAAGATATTTTAAAGTTAATTCAAATGAATAGTATACAGAATTTAAGTGATGAAAAATCACAAAAGTTATTTTTAGATTTattgaacaaaatgaaagaTATAAACAAGTCATACAAAATAGAAGAAGAcaaggaaaataaattaataagcagtaatagaataaataaatccaAAATagatatgaaaaaaagtggaaaagatataaataaggTTGGAAAACAATTTGTAGACTATTTAAATAGTACTAATGAGGAAATTTGGGGGGGAGTTGAGGGTTCTTCCACTGCCCCTTCAACAACGTCCTTTGTAGATTCAAATAGTGAAAGAATGAGTGATTCGGAAAGAATGAGTATTTCAATAAATGCTAGGAAACAGTTTTTTCTGAATGGTGTAGGAGACGTAATGACAGGGATTGgagaaaatgaagaagtGAAAAAAGTTGGCAGAAAGGGCAAATGTGACAAATATGACTCAAATAGCACAAATGAACATAGAAATGGAACTAAAatcgaaaaagaaaattcaaGCATTTTTGACTCCTGCACACATCACGAATCgctgaataatttttttttaaatgataaattaaaaacaacGGAAAACGAACATACATTATCGAGTAAGGACAGTTGGATAAGAAAAAGCTTTAGTAatactgaaaaaaaatgccCAACATTACTTATGgacaatgaaaaatttaataagcAGAGAATATTTCATACTCTAGtaagagaaaaaacaaaattgaacagtaacattattttaaaaagtgaaTCTGATGAAAATTCAAACAACTATTTGACAACATTTATGAATACGAATGAAAATAGAAGATCTGTAAAATGTAAACCAAAAGTAGTAATATCACCATTTCCGCCTTCATTAAAtagaaataacaaaaatgtgCAACCAGAAAGGATTAATGCAACAAATGATAAGGaagagaaaaggaaaaatcgCTCAAGTTCTTCAAgttcattttcttcttcatgCTCCTCGTCTGATTCGAAAGGCAGTGAGTGTGCATCTAATAATCCTAGGAAtcattttggaaaaaaaagatatctcttcagaattaataaaaatggaattggctcttttttagtaaataaagaagaagGGAAATCACGCAGTTATGTTTACGATTTTGAACTTGTATACGATGACTCCGATTTGGGAACAGGTACAGATATAAGAGGCGGAAAAAGAAGGACAAATGAAGAGACAAATGGAGAGGCAAATAGAGAGGCAAATGGAGAGGCAAATAGAGAGGCAAATGGAGAGGCAAATAGAGAGGCAAATGGAGAGGTAAATAAAGAGGCAGTAAATATAACATCAaaggaaatgaaaatatttcatttctcCTTTTTGAAGAGaggcaaaaaaatatgcgGCGTAAATAATTTGTACATGGCGAAGGACAAGGTAGTCAGACTTTTACAATTTCTTGATGGTATTAATTCCAACAATGAGAatgttaacatttttaaaggaGGAAAAAATGACGATAGACAAATCCAGTATAATGATATTGATGAGGAAGAggggaagaaaaagaaaataaacctattagaggaaaatataaaaaatttaagagaagaaaattttagaagaaaatatgaattaacAAGAATAATTGATGACataagaaacaaaaaacattttaGTAGTAATGAAATAGGGTCATACAATATGGAATTTATTGAAACGAATAGATTGAGAGGATTGTATATACAACTACTAGATAAACAAAGTCAATTAGAGAgagataaaaatttttataaaaatgagcTAGAGAAATTAAAggaagatataaaaaatgatagagCCCCTATAGCTGATTTTCTGAAAGAGGAAAAGAACAAGTATatagaaagagaaaaaatattttataaaaaagaaaaacgatttttaaaaataaaaaatcaattaaaaaaaaaagttattgaACTTGAGAATGCATTAGAATTAACTCAAGATCAGTTAAGCCTAGAAAAGggtttaaatgaaaatttacatGTTAGAATTGAAGAGAATAGaattattttagaaaaaaaagaatctGAAACAAacaatacaaataaaatgaatgaatcTAAAATAAGCACATTGAACACAGAGCGTGAACAGTTAAGGGAATCCattaaaatggaaataaaagaaaaagaaaagttaatagaagaaataactatgttaaaaaaagatCAAACCTTTGAAAACTTTCGAAAAGTTGTGTTACACAAAATTACTAAAACAAATggtgatataaaatatttagcCGAAATACTTGAATTACTAACAAAAGAACTTGAACAGAAAATTATCcaagaaaataaaagttcAAAAGAAGTAGAAGAATTACAAGAGAGTTATCAAAAAAATGTGGAGTTactaaatataacaaaaacaCAACTAGGtgaagacaaaaaaaaaataaaaaatttgaacgAACAGATATCGTACTTGagtgaaaaaaatacaaacttAATAGAaagcataaaatatttattattacagaatagtgaaaaaggaaaaaaaaaagaaacgaGCACTGAagaatgttttcttttttccgaTGATGAAAGGAAAAGACGGAAGGAAAAATTGACTCATGACAGCAAATATAGCGGCCAATATGAAGACAAATATGAAGACAAATATGCCATACCTCACATTTCAAATTATGGGAAAAAACGATGtagcaaaaataaacaaagtGTAACAGTTTTTTCGGATAACAGCAGTAGATCCTCATTCTTGTATAACAATTCTGATACAAAGAGCAGTAATTCTTTTGAGGAATTAATGAACAGCGTGAATGAGCCATTCCTTGCGTATCGAGGTCTAATAAAGCATAATATAGTATAA
- a CDS encoding met-10 like protein has translation MNPLNIQSLKDVKEKVRYDKNCYCLVVNKYRVNEILKNNYIKFWLLNIYKFPSVLKFNDYKGSFSKDHNRGEDILAFIQAYMENLQRSRDEEEAKMQVVHQDSTNGLPLTVHENTTHTDEADHRLIPLNDYFNRIMDELFISKNNAKDVNPVLIDYISFKEGKAKNGKDNRDEVNNNRRIGFSKHNGESVHEGENQNVETHFDSVLDEEDRNMEYIYNANKQKYIQELFKLVEKENMKLKMVTLHFGYENMNTSEILRKIFPSINEIIHKFEIIGHIAHLNFCGKLENYKKIIAQVILDKNKCIKTVINKKDMLNNIHRTFTIELLAGEKNYITQLKENKINVKINYELIYWNSKLKKERDRIYNLVEKNSIILDVFGGVGIFSLLLSKKCCLCFSNDINKHAYNYMNINIELNKARNILTYNLDGRDFLRMVFRLNIFSKKNFLLTMNIDEQNRKNISQDVINSTDHDIFDKKKKKRKKEDVRSQNCEIGEPNNLVDTNNRGGSYRSLKNEKKFDEHIGSSSTTKCSGSIGMHKCIVHKENYHTEEIPVLNSSKNDNYKRINNATASEVSNDMCIDVQKKKQVNDIIDSSSECSTSSAFVLGNKNDTTVSEEESYRVDINLSIYKDIHILMNLPQTALEFLDVFKNLKKEKEKDQVRNIYIHCYYFSKPEFFYEHAEKNILLHFQALPHEMKITEIRKVSPGKLMYVVEFNLKNLLTN, from the exons atgaaTCCCTTAAATATACAAAGTTTGAAAGATGTGAAGGAGAAGGTGAGGTATGACAAAAACTGCTATTGTTTAGTAGTTAACAAGTATAGAGTGAacgaaattttaaaaaataattatataaaattttggctattgaatatttataaatttcctTCTGTTTTGAAGTTCAACGACTATAAAGGGTCTTTTTCTAAGGACCATAACAGGGGCGAAGATATTTTGGCCTTCATTCAGGCGTATATGGAAAATTTACAAAGAAGTAGAGATGAGGAAGAAGCAAAAATGCAAGTTGTTCATCAAGATAGTACTAATGGTTTGCCGTTAACTGTTCATGAGAATACAACCCATACTGATGAAGCAGACCACAGGTTGATTCCATTGAATGATTATTTTAACCGAATAATGGATGAATTGTttataagcaaaaataatgcaaaagATGTAAATCCTGTTCTTATTGACTACATTTCTTTCAAAGAAGGGAAAGCTAAAAATGGAAAGGATAATAGGGATGAAGTAAATAACAATAGGCGTATCGGATTTAGTAAGCATAATGGGGAAAGTGTACACGAAGGGGAAAATCAAAATGTAGAGACCCATTTTGACAGTGTACTTGATGAAGAAGATAGAAAtatggaatatatatataatgctaacaagcaaaaatatatacaggaattatttaaattggtggaaaaggaaaatatgaaGTTAAAAATGGTAACGCTACATTTTGGGtatgaaaatatgaacacgtcagaaattttaagaaaaattttcccatcgattaatgaaataatacataaatttgaAATTATAGGACATATAGCTCATTTAAATTTCTGTGGTAAGTTAGAgaattataagaaaataattgcTCAAGTAAtattagataaaaataaatgcataaaaactgtaataaacaaaaaagatatgttaaataatatacacaGAACATTTACTATTGAACTTTTAGCTGGTGAAAAAAACTATATTACTcagttaaaagaaaataaaataaatgtaaaaattaattatgaaCTGATATACTGGaattcaaaattaaaaaaagaaagagatCGCATATACAACCttgtagaaaaaaattctatCATCCTTGATGTTTTTGGCGGAGTAGGTATATTTAGTTTATtgttaagtaaaaaatgttGTTTATGTTTTTCAAATGATATTAACAAACATgcttataattatatgaacataaatattgaattaaataaggctagaaatatattaacatacaATTTAGATGGAAGAGATTTCCTTAGAATGGTATTTCGgctgaatattttttcaaaaaaaaattttctactTACCATGAATATAGACGAGCAGAATAGAAAGAACATTTCGCAAGATGTTATAAACAGCACAGATCATGatatatttgataaaaaaaagaaaaaaagaaagaaagaagatGTAAGAAGCCAAAATTGTGAAATAGGTGAACCCAACAATTTAGTGGACACAAATAATAGAGGAGGCAGTTACCGtagtttaaaaaatgagaaaaaatttGATGAACATATTGGTTCTAGTAGTACTACCAAATGTAGTGGTAGCATCGGCATGCATAAATGTATCGTACACAAGGAAAATTATCATACAGAGGAAATTCCTGTTCTTAACTCTTCCAAAAATGacaattataaaagaataaataatgcAACTGCTTCAGAAGTAAGTAATGATATGTGCATTGATgttcaaaagaaaaagcaaGTTAATGATATTATCGATAGTAGTAGTGAATGCAGTACCAGCTCCGCTTTCGTACTaggtaataaaaatgatacaaCAGTTAGTGAAGAAGAATCATACCGAGTTGACATAAACCTAAGCATTTATAAAGACATTCACATATTAATGAATCTGCCACAAACAGCTTTAGAATTTCTtgatgtttttaaaaatttaaaaaaggaaaaggagaaGGATCAAGtgaggaatatatatattcattgcTACTACTTTTCCAAGCCAGAATTTTTTTACGAACATGCGgagaaaaatatacttttgcACTTTCAGGCGCTTCCCCATGAGATGAAAATTACTGAG ATCAGGAAAGTATCTCCCGGCAAACTCATGTACGTGGTAGAATTCAACTTAAAGAATTTACTtacaaattaa
- a CDS encoding phospholipid or glycerol acyltransferase: MIRKLEYHIVSLIIVAVHVKLFMHNVFFMKWKWDLCHIYFCSFITYNSMIVLCCLNIFMKLKRFDLKNYPADEIDLCRSNTNKKKLHPYVSFERLDLVNMKFLNLLYGAAFFAPWKIVFLLIISGMNIFICVVLSLIMGKNEGDQKDNAIVKVYLKFLKIICRVGLWLFGVNRVESYYLCDDEWPKNIVSNHISAVDPFYFISEHASSFVAKKSLRKDIFVGLSVIALRCVFVYREKFEDRRIALESIKERQLLVQDKKNNYPSFVIFSEGTTSNGIQVIEQKKGAFFSLLPITPVLLIYDYGFLNPSYDILPFSWWFFLICANYQSIALKTYWLPKVYPPDPKKYPKLSEEERINIFHDEVSKIMFQNMKKYNPKAPQDIDDYNDWPGSLRIKTEFFQKALGKIATEYLSKEKKRSEYK; this comes from the exons ATGATTAGAAAGCTGGAGTATCATATAGTATCACTTATAATTGTTGCAGTtcatgtaaaattatttatgcataatgttttttttatgaaatggAAATGGGATCTAtgtcatatttatttctgttcttttataacatataatagtATGATAGTTTTATGTTGTctaaacatatttatgaaattaaaaagatttGATTTGAAAAACTATCCAGCTGATGAAATAGATCTATGCAGAAGTAacacaaacaaaaaaaaactacaTCCTTATGTATCCTTTGAGCGCCTTGACTTGGTTAATATGAAATTTCTCAACTTACTGTATGGGGCTGCGTTCTTT GCCCCATGGAAAATAGTATTCCTTTTGATTATTTCCGGaatgaatatattcatatgtg TCGTGTTGTCACTCATTATGGGAAAGAACGAAGGAGATCAAAAGGACAATGCAATtgtaaaagtatatttaaaatttttgaaaattatatgtagAGTTGGATTGTGGTTATTTGGTGTAAATCGAGTAGAGAGTTATTATTTGTGTGATGATGAATGgccaaaaaatatagtatcaAATCATATATCGGCTGTGGaccctttttattttataagtgAACATGCCTCTAGTTTTGTTGCCAAAAAATCATTACGGAAAGATATATTTGTAGGATTAAGTGTTATAGCATTAAGATGCGTATTTGTATATAGGGAAAAATTTGAGGATAGGAGAATAGCACTAGAAAGTATTAAAGAAAGACAATTATTAGTTcaggacaaaaaaaataattatccttcatttgttattttttccgAAGGTACAACTTCAAATGGAATACAAGTTATTgagcaaaaaaaaggagcatttttttccttactGCCGATAACTCCTGTCCTACTGATTTATGATTATGGTTTTCTGAATCCTTCTTATGACATTCTTCCCTTCAGTTGGTGGTTTTTCTTAATTTGCGCAAAT TATCAGAGTATAGCACTAAAAACCTACTGGTTACCGAAGGTTTACCCACCAGATCCAAAAAAATATCCTAAGTTGTCCGAAGAAGaaagaattaatatattccaTGATGAAGTGTCAAAAATAATGTttcaaaatatgaagaagtaTAATCCTAAGGCTCCCCAAGACATAGATGATTATAATGATTGGCCTGGATCATTACGAATAAAAACAGAATTTTTTCAGAAAGCTTTAGGTAAAATAGCAACAGAATATTTatcaaaagaaaagaaaagaagtgaatacaagtaa